A region from the Ursus arctos isolate Adak ecotype North America unplaced genomic scaffold, UrsArc2.0 scaffold_6, whole genome shotgun sequence genome encodes:
- the LOC113268090 gene encoding ATP synthase subunit f, mitochondrial-like, whose amino-acid sequence MASVVPVKEKKLMDVKLGELPSWILMRDFTPKGTAGAFQRGYYRYHNKYVNVKRGGVAMVLAAYMLFSYCPCYKELKHQRLCKYH is encoded by the coding sequence ATGGCGTCAGtagtaccagtgaaggagaagaagcTCATGGATGTGAAACTAGGAGAGCTGCCTAGCTGGATACTGATGCGGGATTTCACCCCTAAGGGCACTGCCGGAGCATTTCAAAGAGGTTACTACCGGTATCACAACAAGTATGTCAATGTGAAGAGAGGGGGCGTTGCTATGGTGCTGGCAGCTTACATGCTCTTCAGCTACTGTCCTTGTTACAAGGAACTCAAACACCAGCGGCTATGCAAGTACCACTGA